A single region of the Enterobacter cloacae complex sp. R_G8 genome encodes:
- a CDS encoding DegT/DnrJ/EryC1/StrS aminotransferase family protein: MKNVYVTSPLLPPLEEFIPYLETLWESKILTNSGQFHQQLEEALAAYLGVKHVCLFSNGTLALLTALQTLRITGEVITTPYSFVATSHSLLWNDLTPVFADIDPVTFNIDPDRIEELITPKTTAIMPVHCYGIPCDMERIQKIADTYGLKVIYDAAHCFGVKQDNASILNYGDLSVLSFHATKVFNTFEGGAIICHDAKTKQRIDYLKNFGFADETIVMAPGINAKMNEVQAAMGLLQLKYIDSALQERAVIYQRYVELLDAALPALEYIKPASNIEWNYSYFPVLIRADSAVSRDAIYAELRKHNIYARRYFYPLISAFPMYRHFPTANAQHLPVADEISHAVLCLPIYPGLPVADQRRIIEIIQGLFVDAVRAAEPALVVNG; this comes from the coding sequence ATGAAAAATGTCTACGTTACCAGTCCACTTCTTCCGCCACTTGAGGAGTTCATCCCTTACCTGGAGACCTTGTGGGAAAGTAAAATTTTGACCAACAGCGGGCAATTCCATCAGCAACTGGAAGAGGCGCTGGCGGCCTATCTTGGCGTAAAGCATGTCTGCCTGTTCTCCAACGGCACGCTCGCACTGCTGACGGCGCTCCAGACATTACGTATTACCGGCGAAGTGATCACCACGCCGTACTCCTTTGTCGCCACCTCTCACAGCCTGCTGTGGAATGATTTGACGCCGGTGTTTGCCGATATTGACCCTGTCACCTTTAATATCGATCCGGACCGCATTGAAGAACTGATTACGCCTAAAACGACGGCCATCATGCCGGTCCACTGCTACGGTATTCCGTGCGATATGGAACGCATCCAGAAGATTGCCGATACCTATGGGCTGAAAGTGATTTACGATGCGGCCCACTGTTTCGGCGTCAAACAGGATAACGCCAGCATTCTCAATTATGGCGATCTCTCCGTACTGAGCTTCCACGCCACCAAGGTATTTAATACCTTCGAAGGGGGCGCCATTATTTGCCACGACGCCAAAACCAAACAGCGGATCGATTATCTGAAAAACTTTGGTTTTGCTGATGAAACCATTGTAATGGCGCCGGGTATTAACGCCAAGATGAATGAAGTGCAGGCGGCCATGGGGCTGCTGCAGTTAAAGTATATCGACAGTGCACTGCAGGAGCGCGCGGTGATTTATCAGCGTTACGTTGAACTGCTCGATGCCGCGCTTCCGGCGCTGGAGTACATTAAACCGGCCAGCAATATTGAATGGAATTACTCCTATTTCCCGGTACTTATTCGCGCAGATTCGGCGGTCAGCCGGGATGCGATTTATGCGGAATTACGCAAGCATAATATCTATGCCCGGCGTTATTTCTACCCGCTTATCAGCGCCTTCCCGATGTATCGCCACTTCCCGACGGCGAATGCACAACATCTCCCGGTTGCCGATGAAATTTCTCATGCGGTGCTTTGCCTGCCGATCTATCCCGGACTACCGGTGGCCGATCAGCGTCGCATTATAGAGATTATTCAGGGCTTGTTTGTCGATGCCGTTCGCGCGGCAGAGCCTGCGCTGGTGGTCAATGGATAG
- a CDS encoding WbqC family protein, which translates to MKLAIMQPYFFPYCGYFQLMAAVDAFVVYDNIKYTKKGWINRNRIQVRGTESLISLPLKKDSDFLDIRERQLSAAFDRNKLCNQIVGAYRHAPSFSAVMPVVEEIIQNPDDNLFNYLWQGLTRLRDYFGFSCELIVSSALPANHALKSQDRVIDICQVMNARTYINPPGGMALYSRQDFVDRGLALQFIQPQPWHYPHSDAAFIPWLSIIDVMMFNPRDEVVRRLQHGYELI; encoded by the coding sequence ATGAAGCTGGCGATTATGCAACCCTATTTTTTCCCGTACTGCGGCTATTTTCAGCTTATGGCGGCCGTTGATGCTTTCGTGGTGTATGACAACATCAAGTACACGAAAAAAGGGTGGATTAACCGTAACCGTATCCAGGTTCGCGGTACGGAGTCGTTAATCTCACTGCCGCTAAAAAAGGACTCGGACTTTCTGGATATCAGGGAGCGGCAGCTTTCGGCAGCGTTTGACCGCAACAAGCTGTGCAATCAGATTGTCGGCGCGTATCGCCACGCACCGTCATTTTCTGCGGTAATGCCGGTGGTTGAGGAGATTATTCAGAACCCGGACGATAACCTGTTTAATTATCTGTGGCAGGGCCTGACCAGGCTACGGGATTATTTCGGCTTCTCCTGCGAGCTGATTGTCTCGTCTGCGTTACCGGCGAATCACGCGTTAAAGTCTCAGGATCGCGTCATCGATATTTGTCAGGTGATGAACGCCCGTACGTATATTAATCCGCCGGGGGGCATGGCGCTCTATTCCCGGCAGGATTTTGTCGATCGTGGGCTTGCGCTGCAATTTATCCAGCCGCAGCCGTGGCACTACCCGCATTCTGACGCGGCGTTTATTCCCTGGCTGTCGATTATTGACGTCATGATGTTTAACCCTCGCGATGAGGTGGTTCGTCGCCTCCAGCATGGTTATGAGTTAATTTAA
- a CDS encoding glycosylase, which produces MFTWKKLGKVFTPQEVTHRPWLKEFAQAPATLIFDDFVRVYFSCRPPADEQGKYVSYSAWVDLARDDLFHVLRVAREPILPLGGYGEFDEFGTYPVSVMRDNDVVKAWYAGWTRCESVPFNVAIGMAVSHDQGETFVKAGPGPAIGYSPDEPFVMSGPKIRRFNNQWQLFYIAGRKWKQVDGRAEPVYKIRMATSDDGINWTKLNKDLIPSRIEEDEAQASPDVFYANGKYHMFFCYRYSAHYRGKQNGYRIGYAWSLDMITWHRDDSKAGIDVSASGWDAEMISYPHVFELDGTVYMAYLGDQVGRYGFGLAQLEGKLC; this is translated from the coding sequence ATGTTTACATGGAAAAAATTGGGTAAGGTCTTTACCCCGCAGGAGGTGACTCATCGCCCCTGGCTTAAAGAGTTTGCGCAGGCTCCGGCGACGCTGATCTTTGATGATTTCGTGCGTGTCTATTTCTCCTGCCGCCCACCTGCCGATGAGCAGGGAAAATATGTCAGCTACTCCGCCTGGGTGGATTTGGCACGTGACGATCTCTTCCACGTGTTGCGCGTCGCCCGCGAACCGATCCTCCCGTTGGGGGGATACGGAGAGTTCGACGAATTTGGAACCTATCCCGTCTCCGTGATGCGCGATAACGACGTGGTAAAAGCCTGGTATGCGGGCTGGACCCGTTGCGAATCGGTGCCGTTCAACGTGGCGATTGGCATGGCAGTAAGCCATGACCAGGGGGAGACCTTCGTAAAAGCGGGCCCGGGTCCGGCAATCGGTTACTCTCCGGATGAGCCGTTTGTGATGAGTGGGCCAAAAATTCGCAGGTTCAATAACCAGTGGCAGCTTTTTTATATCGCGGGTCGCAAATGGAAGCAGGTGGATGGCCGTGCAGAGCCGGTCTACAAGATCCGCATGGCGACGTCTGACGATGGCATCAACTGGACAAAACTGAATAAAGATCTGATCCCCAGCCGTATCGAAGAGGACGAGGCGCAGGCCAGTCCGGATGTCTTTTACGCCAACGGCAAATACCATATGTTTTTTTGCTACCGCTACAGCGCCCATTATCGCGGGAAACAGAACGGTTACCGGATCGGCTACGCGTGGAGTCTGGATATGATCACGTGGCATCGGGATGACAGTAAAGCCGGCATTGATGTGTCTGCTTCCGGATGGGATGCCGAGATGATCAGCTACCCACACGTATTCGAACTGGATGGCACTGTTTATATGGCTTATCTGGGGGATCAGGTGGGGCGCTATGGCTTTGGACTGGCACAACTTGAGGGCAAATTATGCTAA